The Cellulophaga lytica DSM 7489 nucleotide sequence TACATTTCTTCAATATAAATATCTACTCTAACTTTTAAACTGGTGTTACCAACGTGCGTTACGTAGCCCGACAATTCTGCAATTGTACCTGCAGGTATTGGCATTTTAAAATCTATTTTATCACTGCTAACAGTAACCATTTGTTGTCTGCTAAATCTTGTTGCGCAAATAAATGCAGTTTCATCCATAAGTTGCATTGCAGTACCTCCAAAAAGAGTATCGTAATGGTTAGTAGTATTAGGAAAAACGGCTTTAAAAATTGTAGTTACAGATTTTTCAATTCTTTCGTCTAAAGTCATACGTGTAGATTTGTTCATAGTTAAATTACATCCTTTTTTGAGGAAAAAAAAGACGTTGTAAAAATACTATATAAAGTTTAATCTAAAGTAAAAACTGCAGTTATTAAAAATATATCTTCTTGTGGTACTAAGTCCTTTATACGGTTGGCAAAGTATGGGGATACTACGTTTTCTCTATGTAAATTCCAAAGTTCTGTTTTGCTGCCACATTTTGGTTCTAATTCTCTGTTGTTATTATAACTTATACATAACTCTATTAATAATTTAAAAAATAAATTTATAGTTGGTGTTAGTTGTATAAAGTTGCCTTCTACATCTGTAATGTAAGTGGGAGTGTGCTCTTTTGTGTTGTCTGCCCATATTTTTTTTGCAGAAGCGTTAAATGAGTGTGCTATTACAACTTTTCCGTTTTTCCAAGGATTATGTTTTTTAGTCATAGCAGGTCCTTTTCCAAAAATATGAAGTTTTGGCTGTAAACTAGAAAAAGTATTTACATGTAAGTGTGGTAAAATTAAAAGTGTAATATAATTACTGTATAAGTAACTAAGTTCTGCAGAAAGTACTTGTTCTTTTACGTGTGTTATTGGTCTAGAGTTTTCTCGGTTTAAAAAGTCATTTTTACTCCCAAATTTAGTGGTGCGTAATATGCTCTGAAAATCTTTTAAGGTGCTAGAAAATTCTTCAAGACTATTTTTCATACTTCATTAGTAATATCATTACAGCTAATGTAGTTGTTTTTAATGGCTAATTTTTATTGATTTTGTAATCGTTTGCAACCAGTTTATATTTGTTTTTATGTGTAAAACTGACAGAGTTGCTGCTTTTGTATTTTTAGATTGATATTTTTTTTAATCTTAATTAATTTGCTAGATGCCTACTTACAAAGGGCTATAGTTGTTTTTTTTCTTTTTTTAGGTTGATAAAAATTGGGTTTATGCCGTTTTGTGTCAGGTTTTTAGTCTTTTGGCTTGGTTTTGGCAGAATTATTAGTCTAAGTTTAAAATAAAATATTGGCTGTATAAGAATTATGCAAAGAATATTTTAAAAATTGAAAAATACGATATGAGTATAGTTAAGGAAAACAACACGGTAAAAGTTAATTACACAGGGAAGTTGGCAGACGGACAAGTTTTTGATACTTCTGAAGGTAGAGAGCCGTTAGAGTTTACTTTAGGACAAGGGCAGTTAATACCTGGTTTTGAAAAAGGTGTTTTAGATATGAAGCTAAATGAAAAAAAGACCATTACTATTGCTAAAGAAGAAGCATATGGTGAGGTTAATGAGGCTTTAATACAGGAGGTTAAAAAATCTGAGCTTCCACAAGATATGGAGCCTAAAGTTGGTATGGGATTAGTTTCTAAAGCTCCAGATGGTAGAGAAATGAACCTAATGGTAGTAGAAGTTAAAGACGAGTCTATTGTTATAGATGGTAACCACCCTTTAGCAGGTAAAGATCTTATTTTTGATTTAGAAGTTTTAGAAATTAAATAAGCTTGCTTTTTAAAATAATATAACCCGGTAAACTTAGTTAAAGTTTATCGGGTTTTTTTGTGCTGAATATATTTTAATTTACTCTTTATAGTCTGTAGAAGTCTTCATTTTTTTATAGCCAGTATAGGTAAGTAATACACCGTTAGCAATACAAATAATACCAAGAATTTTTTGTTGTAAAGTAAGTAAAGCAATACCGCCTATTACGCCACAAATACCAAATGTTGCTAGTTGTTTGCCTTTATGATGCTGTTTGTTATCCATTTTTATGTTTTTATGCTACTCGTAAGTATCTGGCTCTATATGTATTAAAACATATTCTAGATTGGGGATTTCTGCCATAAGATAATCTTTTAATTTATGAGATATATCATGGCCTTCTTTTACTGTAATTTTTCCATCTACAATGGCGTGTAAATCTATATGAAATTTCATTCCGGCTTTACGAATAAAACATTTTTCGGTATCTAAAACGCCATCAACTTGTACAGATTTTTTTCTAACTTCATCAATTAAATCATCATATAATTGTTCATCCATTACCTCACCAAGTGCAGGTCTTAAAATTAAATAACTGTTGTATAATATAAAACCAGAGGCAAGTAAAGCAGCCCAATCATCTGCAGTTTCATAGCCTTTGCCGCAAATAACAGCAATAGAAATACCTATAAATGCCATTACAGATGTTATTGCGTCACTCCTATGGTGCCAAGCATCTGCTTTTAAAGATGTACTGTGTATTTGTTTACTCTTTTTTAAAACTATACGATATAAAATTTCTTTCCAAATTATAATTATGCCTAAAACTATTAGTGTCCAAGATTTAGGGGTTTTATGTGGTGTTTGTATGTTTTGTATGCTCTCATAAGCAATAATAGTTGCAGATGTTACCAAAAAAGCAACAACTAAAAAGGTTATTAGAGGTTCTATTTTACCGTGTCCGTATGGGTGGTTTTTGTCTGCAGGGCGTTTTGCATATTTAAATCCAACAAGCACTAACAAAGAAGAAAAAACATCTGTGGTAGATTCTATTGCATCTGCAATAAGGGCATAAGAATTACCAAAAAAACCAGCAAGTCCTTTAATAATAGCAAGGCAAAGGTTGCCTATTATACTAAAATAGGTTGTTTTAATGGCGGTGTCTTCAACATTCATAGTTGTAGGCCTTTGTAGGTTGGTTTTTTTAAACGGCGCGTTGTACTACTTCAAACACCTTATTATCATCGCACTTTAGGGTTTTAGATGGGTATTTTAATATAAGCGCATAGTCATGGGTAGCCATTAAAATTGTGCGTCCGGCTTTGTTAATGTCTTGTAACACTTTCATTACCTCTACACTTGTTTGCGGATCTAAATTTCCTGTAGGCTCATCGGCTAAAATTAGTTCAGGGTCATTAAGTAAAGCACGTGCTATGGCAATACGTTGTTGCTCTCCACCAGAAAGCTCATGAGGAAATTTAAAACCTTTAGTTTTCATACCAACCTTGTCTAAAACCTCTTCAATTTTAGTATCCATTTTGGTGCGGTCTTTCCAACCAGTTGCTTTTAGCACAAAAAGTAAATTGTTATTTATAGTACGGTCTGGTAATAATTTAAAATCCTGAAAAACAATACCAAGTTTACGGCGTAAAAAAGGAATGTCTTTTTCTTGCATTGTTTTTAAATTTATATCTACAATATTGCCAGTACCTTCTTTTAAAGCCAAGTCGCCATAAAGTGTTTTCATAAAACTACTTTTTCCGCTACCTGTTTTACCTATTAAGTATACAAACTCACCCTTTTTTATCTCTAAAGAGATGTTATTAAGTACAAGGTTGTCTTTTTGGTAAACAGAAACATCTTTAAGTTCTAAAATAGTGTCTTGCATAAATTTTTGAGGTAAATAAATTTACTGGTATTATTGTTGATATAAAAGTAATAAGTTTAAGGGTAAAAGTAATGTGCTTTGGTAAAAAATATTTTTCTTAGTTTTAATATACTTTTAGCCGTTTTAAACGTTATATAATTTAACAAAGGTATATCACTATAAGACCTTAGTCTATATGAAAATGAAAAAAATAGCAATACTCCTATGTTTTATGGGGATGTCTATCTATGGATATTCGCAAAAAACAGAAATTTACACGCACAAGAATAAAGATTACGTAAAAGCACTGTCTTTGTATAATGACAAGCAGTACCAAGCATCACAAGCTGTTTTTAAAGAGGTGGCAAAAAGCACAGATGATTACGAGACTAAAGCCAATAGCCACTATTACATTGCTACAGCTGCAATACGCCTTAACCAGCTTGGAGCAGATAAGCTTATGGAGCGTTTTGTAGAAGACTACCCAACGTCTACCAAAAGAAATACAGCTTATTTAGATGTAGCAGATTATTATTTTGAAACAGGTAAATATCCGCACGCTTTAAAATGGTATGCAAAAGTAGACCAGTCTTCTATGTCTAGAAAAGATAAAGAACGATTTGAGTTTAACAATGGCTACGCTCTTTTTTCATCTAAAAAATATAAAGATGCAGAACGGTATTTAAATCGTGTAACCAACTCGGCAACCTATGGTTCTCAAGCTAAATACTACTTAGGCTATATTGCTTATGAGCAAGATAATTACCAAGAAGCAAATGAGCGTTTTGACCAGATTACAGACCAGGATGAGTTAAAAGAAAAACTATCATATTACCAAGCAGATATGAACTTTAAGCTTGGTAATTTTGAAAAAGCAATAGCTCTTGCTAAAGAACAATTGCCAAAGGCAGATAGGAATGAAGTATCAGAACTAAATAAAATTATAGGAGAAAGTTACTTTAACCTTAAACAGTACAACAACGCTATACCATACTTAACAGAATATAAGGGTAAACGTGGTAAGTGGAGTAATACAGATTATTATTTGCTTGGCTACAGTTACTATAAGCAAGGAGATTACGCAAATGGTATAGACCAGTTTAATAATATTATAGATGGTGATAATAGTGTGTCTCAAAACGCATATTACCATTTAGCAGAGTGTTATTTAAAGTTAGATAAAAAACAAGAAGCTTTAAATGCGTTTAAAAATGCATCTCAGATGGATTATTCTGAGGAAATTAAAAAGGATGCTTATTTAAACTATGCTAGACTTAGTTATGAAATTGGTAATGCATACGAGCCTGTACCATCCGTACTAACTAAATATTTAGAGACCTACCCAGATAGTGAACACGCTAAAGAAATTCAAGAGCTTTTAGTAGACTCTTACATTACGTCTAAAAACTACAAAGGTGCTTTAGAGTTGTTAGAGAAGAATAAAAACTATGCAAGTAAAGAAACCTACCAAAAGGTTGCTTTTTATAGAGGAGTAGAATTGTTTTTAGAGCAAGATTATGAGAGTGCTTTAGAAGCTTTTAACTTGTCTTTAGATAATGCAGAGGAGCCAAAGTTTAAAGCTAGAGCAAATTTCTGGAAAGCAGAGTCGCTTTATTTACTTAATAAGTTTGATGATGCTTTGGTATCGTTTGTGGCTTTTCAGCAGAATCCAATGTCTGTTTCCACAGATGAAAATAAGGAGTTAGATTACAATTTAGCGTATACTTATTTTAAGCTTAATGATTACGTAAATGCAACATCATACTATAAAAAATATACAGATAGCAGACCAGAAGACGAAGCTAAGTTAAACGATGCTTATTTACGTTTGGGAGATTGCTACTTTGTAACTAGTAAGTATTGGCCAGCAATAGAAACGTATAACATTGCTTTAAAAAATAGAGGCGGACAAAAGGATTATGCAGCTTACCAAAGAGCCTTAAGTTATGGTTTTGTTGGTAAGAGTGATACTAAAATTAGTGAATTAAAAAGCTTTGTAACAAAGTATAGCAAATCTACCTTAAAGGATGATGCTTTGTATGAACTTGGTAATACTTACATAAAATTAGGTAATGAAGATTTAGGCTTACAAGCGTATAACAAGTTAATTGAAGAGTACAAAGGAAGTAGTTTAGTGCCAAGGGCATTGCTACGTCAAGGATTAGTGCATTACAATGCTAGTAGAAACCAACAGGCTTTGGCTAAGTTTAAAACAGTTGTACGTGACCATGCAAAAACACAAGAAGCTATACAAGCTGTTGCAACGGCTAAACTAGTATATGTAGATTTAGGTAAGGTAGATGAATATGCTAATTGGGTTAAAGATTTAGATTTTGTAGAGGTTACAGATTCAGAATTAGACAATGCAACTTACGAGTCGGCAGAAAAACAATTTATAGAAAACAAGACAGATGCTGCTATTAGAGGGTATGAAAATTACATTAAAGAATTCCCTAACGGCTCTCATATTCTAGACGCAAACTTTAAACTAGCGCAATTGTATTTTGGTAAGGGGCAAAAAGCAAGTGCTTTACCATATTACAAGTATGTTGCAGACCAAGGTGGTACAGAATTTACAGAACAAGCAATTGCACGTGTTTGCGAAATTTACATAGGAGATAACAAATACACTAATGCTTTTCCTTATTTAGAGAAGTTAGAGCAAACAGCAAACATTAAACAAAATGTAACTTTTGCACAGTCTAACTTAATGAAAGGTTACTATAACCAAAAGAATTATAGTAAAACTATTGCTTATGCAGAAAAAGTGTTAGCTACAGAGAGTATAGATAACCGTATTAAAAGTGATGCTCATATTATGATAGCGCGTTCTGCTATTAAAACAAATAATGAAACTAAAGCAAAAGAAGCATATGCTATAGTGCAAAAAATAGCTACAGGAGAAAGAGGAGCAGAGGCTTGGTATTACAATGCATATTTTAAGCATAAAGAGCAAGATTATGAAGGTTCTTCTGCAGCTGTACAAACTTTAGTAAAAGATTTTTCTGGGTATAAAGAATGGGCAGGTAAAGGGTTGTTAATTATGGCTAAAAACTATTATGCCTTAGGAGATGCTTACCAAGCAAATTATATTTTAGAAAACATTATTAAAAACTTTGCAAGTTACCCAGATATAGTGGCAGAGGCGCAAACAGAGCAACGACTTATTAAAACCAAGGAAGCGCGTAGCAACTCATCTATTAACCCAGACGGCAACTAGTAAAAGGTAAATAATATTAAGAACACACTATGCAAAAGTATATCTATACAACTATAACTTTATTTTTAGGACTGGCACAAATTGCCTTTGCACAGGATAAAGACAAAGATAAAGAAGAAAAAGATTTAGGAACAGAAACCGTAACAGTTGTAAAAGCATACAAGCCAACTATAGCAGATGCTTTTAAACTAAAATCTACACCTGTAATTAATGGAGCTGTAGAGTTAAAGAAAAAACCAATTCAATACAGTATTTTTTCTGTACCGGTAGCTTCTACATTTACTCCAGCAAAAGGAAAAGCTACTGCAGTAAAAAAGAGAAAGCCAGAGGAGTTGTTTAATTCATATGCTTCTATAGGTTTAGGGAACTATAGTAATGCATTGGTAGATTTTTACACAAGTAGGCCAATTAACAGAAATGAGACTTTAGATATAGGGTTAAACCACCATTCTTCTCGTGGAGATATAGAAGAAGCTCCTGTAGATAATGTTTTTTATGATACTAAAGTAAAAGGTATTTATACCAGAAGAGAAAGAGATTTGGAGTGGAATGCTAATGTAGGATTGCAACACAAGTTATATAGCTGGTATGGAGTAACAGAAGATGCTTTAGGTACAACACCAGAAAGTCTAATAGATGAAAAACAACACTATTTTGATGCTGAACTTGGAGGAGAACTTAAAATGGAAGATTACCTAATAAAAGGTGGCGATGTGTTGTTAAGACGTTTTTGGGACGCAACAGAATCTGGCGAAAATAGAGCGGTTATTAATGCTGCTGTAGAAGTACCAATTTCTAATGAACTTATAAATTTTAATGTAAAGCTAGATTATTTAGGTGGTAAGTTTAAAAACGCTAGTTTAAATAATACAGAGAATACAGGAGAAATTAAATTTGGCCAAGTACAGTTTGGAGTAAACCCAAGTTTGGTAATTTTAAGAGATGACCTTACCCTAAATTTAGGAGCTAATGTTGTGTATGGTTTAGATACAGAAGCTAGTGATAGTAACTTTTATATTTATCCTGCGGTAACGGCATCGTACAGATTATCAGGAGAAACTGCAATTGCATACGGTGGTATAGAGGGAGATTTACACCAAAACTCTTATCATGATTTTGTAGATGAAAATCCATTTGTGTCTCCAACGCTTACAATCTTACCAACAGATAGTCAGTACAATGCCTATGCTGGTTTAAAAGGACAATTGTTAACTAACTTAGGGTACAATGTAAAGGCGTCTTATAAAGCAGATAATAACAGAGCATTATATAAATTAAATCCAGAAAATACTTTTAGAGCAGATGAAGATAAAGATTATCATTTAGGTAATACTTTTGATATTTTTTATGATGATATAAAAACATTTTCATTCTTTGGAGAGTTAAATGTAGATGTAAACAGAAATTTTGCTTTAGGTATAAATGCAGAGGTTTTTAGCTACACAACAGAAACAGACAATCCTGCTTGGAATCTGCCAAAAGTAAAGGGATCTTTATTTATGGATTATCAAATTAATGAAAAATGGTTTATGGGAGCTAACCTGTTTTTTGTAGGAGAAAGAGAAGATTTAAGCTCTGTAGCTGCTACTGCAACTCAACCGCAAGATTTTGCTTCTACAGTAGTAACTTTAGATAGTTATTTTGATGCTAATGCGCATGTTGGTTACCGTTTAGATGAAAAATTATCATTATTTGTAAAAACAGCAAACATAGCAAATAACAATTACCAACGTTGGGCAAATTATCCTGTTCAGGGTTTTCAGGTGCTTGCAGGAGCAACATATAAGTTTAATTGGTAAAAAAATAGAAAAACTATTTTTTTAAAGGATATGAATGACTCGTTAATAAAGGGGTTATTTATATCCTTTTTTTATTTTCATTATTTTTGAAGAAAATCAAAGACTAATGAAAAAACTAACACTTGTTTTACTGCTGGCAATTGCAGCGTGTAATCCTAAAAAAGAACAGGTAGACTATATAGTCACCAATGCAAATGTCTACACTGTAGATTCTACTTTTACAAAAGCACAAGCTTTTGCTGTAAAGGATAATTTGTTTGTAGCTGTTGGTACAGAACAGCAAATTACAGAAAAATATACATCGGCAAAAACAATAAATGCAGCTGGTAAAACAATTACTCCTGGTTTAATAGATGCACACTGTCACTTTTTTGGTTTAGGGATGAACCAGCAAGTGGTAGATTTGGTAGATACTAAAAGTTTTGATGAGGTAGTAGAGCGTGTTTCTGCTTTCCAGAAAACAAATACAAAAACGTTTATTAGAGGTAGAGGTTGGGATCAGAACGATTGGGAAGTAAAAGAATTTCCAATAAAAGAGGCTTTAGATTCACTTTTTCCGTCTATACCTGTTGTTTTGGAGCGTGTAGATGGTCACGCTTACATTGTAAATCAGTATGCATTAGATCTTGCTAATATTACAGTAGATACTAAAATTAGTGGCGGAGAAATTGTAAAAGTTAATGGTAAGCTTACAGGTGTTTTGGTAGATAATCCTATGGCTATGGTAGATGCTGTTTTGCCTAAACCAAGTGTAGCTACACAGGCACAAGCATTAAAAGATGCAGAAAAAATTTGTGTAGATTATGGGTTAACTACTGTAAATGATGCAGGTTTAAATAAGCAAACTATAGAAATTATAGATAGCTTACAGCAAAACGGAGAATTAGATATTCGTGTTTATGCTATGATAAGCGCAAACAAAGAAAACTTAGATTACTATTTAAGTAAAGGAATAGTAAAAACAGATGGTTTAAATGTACGTTCTGTAAAAGTATATGGAGACGGTGCTTTAGGCTCCAGAGGTGCAGCTTTAAAAGAAGAGTACTCAGACAAACACAATCATTTTGGAGCAATGGTTACTCCGGTAGAGGAAATAAATAATCTTGCAAAAAGAATAGCAAAAACAGATTACCAGATGAATACACATGCTATTGGAGATTCTGCTAATGTAGCAGTATTACGCGTATACAAATCGGCCTTAAAAAATACAAAAGACAGACGTTGGAAAGTAGAGCATGCACAGGTTATAGCTCCACAAGATTTTGACTATTTTAAATTAGGTATTATACCATCTGTACAGCCAACGCATGCAACTAGTGATATGTATTGGGCAAAAGATAGGTTAGGAGATGAGCGCGTAAAAGGAGCTTATGCATTTAAAAAATTATTAGATATTGCAGGTGTTGTTGCATTGGGGACAGATTTTCCTGTAGAACGTGTTAGTCCGTTTTTAACTTTTTATGCTGCTGTTGCCAGAAAAGACACTAAAAATTACCCTGAAGGTGGTTTTCAGATGGAAAACGCTTTGTCTAGAGAAGAAACATTAAAAGGAATGACAATTTGGGCAGCTTATTCTAATTTTGAAGAAAATGAAAAAGGAAGTATAGAGCCAGGTAAAAAAGCTGATTTTGTTATCTTAAGTGATAATATTATGGAAGTTGAAGCTTCTAAAATTCCGACAATAAAAGCAGAACAAGTTTTTATAGGAGGTAAGCAAGTAAAGTAAAATTACGTTCTATTTAGGTAAAAAATAAACCCGAAACTAAAAGTAGTTTCGGGTTTTATATTTTTAGTAAGTGCTTAAATTACATAGAAACTGCGTAAGGAACAGAAACTAAAGTAGTTCCCCAGCCCATTACCATATCAGTATCTGTAAAAGTAATAGAAAAAGCTTCTAAAGATTCCTTGTTTTTAGATACTTTTCCAGTTACTCTAACCACATCTGCATCTTCCTCATAAGAGTAAGCTCCCCATTGGTTTAAATTTTTATTTAAAATTACAGTCCATTGCTTATCTCCTGGTATAGAGAATAAAGAGTATGTGCCTGCTGTTACTTTTTTACCACCAAAGTTTGTGTCTGCGTAAAAAGTAATTTCTGCAGCTTCATTAGCACCAGTTCTCCATACTTTTCCTGCAGGAGCTAAATCTTTTACTAATCTTCCCTTTAATTGTGGTCTGCTGTAAACTACACGAATGTTCTTTTTAGAAATTTTGTAGCTAGATGGTTGTGAAGCAATATCTGCTGGACTTTTATCTAATCCAGGAAATTTTTGAGCTGTAGCATTAGTAGTAAATACCATAGTTAATACAAGTGCTGATAAAGCAAATAATCTTTTCATAAATGTTTGTTTTTTGTGTTTTTCAAATTTAGCGACATTTTCGCAGTAATTCATTATATGGTCGCTAAAATTATGCCAACTTACAAAATGACCGTTTTTTTTATAAAAATAGTTTATCTAAATTCTAAATAGAATGTAATTGGCTTAATAAAGTTTTAAATTGAAACCATTTTAAGTATTTATGTTTTTAAATTGAAACCTTTAATTCATCTTTGTAATCAAATTGATATAAATATTAATAATATGTGTGGAATAGTTTGTGCATTTGATGTAAAGGAAAGCACTGAGGCATTAAGACCTCAGTTGTTAGAGATGTCTAAAAAAATTAGACACAGAGGCCCTGACTGGAGTGGTATATATGCAGACGATAAAGCTATTTTAGCACACGAGCGTTTGGCAATTGTAGA carries:
- a CDS encoding tetratricopeptide repeat protein: MKMKKIAILLCFMGMSIYGYSQKTEIYTHKNKDYVKALSLYNDKQYQASQAVFKEVAKSTDDYETKANSHYYIATAAIRLNQLGADKLMERFVEDYPTSTKRNTAYLDVADYYFETGKYPHALKWYAKVDQSSMSRKDKERFEFNNGYALFSSKKYKDAERYLNRVTNSATYGSQAKYYLGYIAYEQDNYQEANERFDQITDQDELKEKLSYYQADMNFKLGNFEKAIALAKEQLPKADRNEVSELNKIIGESYFNLKQYNNAIPYLTEYKGKRGKWSNTDYYLLGYSYYKQGDYANGIDQFNNIIDGDNSVSQNAYYHLAECYLKLDKKQEALNAFKNASQMDYSEEIKKDAYLNYARLSYEIGNAYEPVPSVLTKYLETYPDSEHAKEIQELLVDSYITSKNYKGALELLEKNKNYASKETYQKVAFYRGVELFLEQDYESALEAFNLSLDNAEEPKFKARANFWKAESLYLLNKFDDALVSFVAFQQNPMSVSTDENKELDYNLAYTYFKLNDYVNATSYYKKYTDSRPEDEAKLNDAYLRLGDCYFVTSKYWPAIETYNIALKNRGGQKDYAAYQRALSYGFVGKSDTKISELKSFVTKYSKSTLKDDALYELGNTYIKLGNEDLGLQAYNKLIEEYKGSSLVPRALLRQGLVHYNASRNQQALAKFKTVVRDHAKTQEAIQAVATAKLVYVDLGKVDEYANWVKDLDFVEVTDSELDNATYESAEKQFIENKTDAAIRGYENYIKEFPNGSHILDANFKLAQLYFGKGQKASALPYYKYVADQGGTEFTEQAIARVCEIYIGDNKYTNAFPYLEKLEQTANIKQNVTFAQSNLMKGYYNQKNYSKTIAYAEKVLATESIDNRIKSDAHIMIARSAIKTNNETKAKEAYAIVQKIATGERGAEAWYYNAYFKHKEQDYEGSSAAVQTLVKDFSGYKEWAGKGLLIMAKNYYALGDAYQANYILENIIKNFASYPDIVAEAQTEQRLIKTKEARSNSSINPDGN
- a CDS encoding FKBP-type peptidyl-prolyl cis-trans isomerase: MSIVKENNTVKVNYTGKLADGQVFDTSEGREPLEFTLGQGQLIPGFEKGVLDMKLNEKKTITIAKEEAYGEVNEALIQEVKKSELPQDMEPKVGMGLVSKAPDGREMNLMVVEVKDESIVIDGNHPLAGKDLIFDLEVLEIK
- a CDS encoding DUF2911 domain-containing protein is translated as MKRLFALSALVLTMVFTTNATAQKFPGLDKSPADIASQPSSYKISKKNIRVVYSRPQLKGRLVKDLAPAGKVWRTGANEAAEITFYADTNFGGKKVTAGTYSLFSIPGDKQWTVILNKNLNQWGAYSYEEDADVVRVTGKVSKNKESLEAFSITFTDTDMVMGWGTTLVSVPYAVSM
- a CDS encoding cation diffusion facilitator family transporter; this encodes MNVEDTAIKTTYFSIIGNLCLAIIKGLAGFFGNSYALIADAIESTTDVFSSLLVLVGFKYAKRPADKNHPYGHGKIEPLITFLVVAFLVTSATIIAYESIQNIQTPHKTPKSWTLIVLGIIIIWKEILYRIVLKKSKQIHSTSLKADAWHHRSDAITSVMAFIGISIAVICGKGYETADDWAALLASGFILYNSYLILRPALGEVMDEQLYDDLIDEVRKKSVQVDGVLDTEKCFIRKAGMKFHIDLHAIVDGKITVKEGHDISHKLKDYLMAEIPNLEYVLIHIEPDTYE
- a CDS encoding cell division ATP-binding protein FtsE encodes the protein MQDTILELKDVSVYQKDNLVLNNISLEIKKGEFVYLIGKTGSGKSSFMKTLYGDLALKEGTGNIVDINLKTMQEKDIPFLRRKLGIVFQDFKLLPDRTINNNLLFVLKATGWKDRTKMDTKIEEVLDKVGMKTKGFKFPHELSGGEQQRIAIARALLNDPELILADEPTGNLDPQTSVEVMKVLQDINKAGRTILMATHDYALILKYPSKTLKCDDNKVFEVVQRAV
- a CDS encoding amidohydrolase, whose amino-acid sequence is MKKLTLVLLLAIAACNPKKEQVDYIVTNANVYTVDSTFTKAQAFAVKDNLFVAVGTEQQITEKYTSAKTINAAGKTITPGLIDAHCHFFGLGMNQQVVDLVDTKSFDEVVERVSAFQKTNTKTFIRGRGWDQNDWEVKEFPIKEALDSLFPSIPVVLERVDGHAYIVNQYALDLANITVDTKISGGEIVKVNGKLTGVLVDNPMAMVDAVLPKPSVATQAQALKDAEKICVDYGLTTVNDAGLNKQTIEIIDSLQQNGELDIRVYAMISANKENLDYYLSKGIVKTDGLNVRSVKVYGDGALGSRGAALKEEYSDKHNHFGAMVTPVEEINNLAKRIAKTDYQMNTHAIGDSANVAVLRVYKSALKNTKDRRWKVEHAQVIAPQDFDYFKLGIIPSVQPTHATSDMYWAKDRLGDERVKGAYAFKKLLDIAGVVALGTDFPVERVSPFLTFYAAVARKDTKNYPEGGFQMENALSREETLKGMTIWAAYSNFEENEKGSIEPGKKADFVILSDNIMEVEASKIPTIKAEQVFIGGKQVK
- a CDS encoding acyl-CoA thioesterase, with the translated sequence MTLDERIEKSVTTIFKAVFPNTTNHYDTLFGGTAMQLMDETAFICATRFSRQQMVTVSSDKIDFKMPIPAGTIAELSGYVTHVGNTSLKVRVDIYIEEMYSSYREKAVSGEFTFVAIDENKKPVTILK
- a CDS encoding TonB-dependent receptor, encoding MQKYIYTTITLFLGLAQIAFAQDKDKDKEEKDLGTETVTVVKAYKPTIADAFKLKSTPVINGAVELKKKPIQYSIFSVPVASTFTPAKGKATAVKKRKPEELFNSYASIGLGNYSNALVDFYTSRPINRNETLDIGLNHHSSRGDIEEAPVDNVFYDTKVKGIYTRRERDLEWNANVGLQHKLYSWYGVTEDALGTTPESLIDEKQHYFDAELGGELKMEDYLIKGGDVLLRRFWDATESGENRAVINAAVEVPISNELINFNVKLDYLGGKFKNASLNNTENTGEIKFGQVQFGVNPSLVILRDDLTLNLGANVVYGLDTEASDSNFYIYPAVTASYRLSGETAIAYGGIEGDLHQNSYHDFVDENPFVSPTLTILPTDSQYNAYAGLKGQLLTNLGYNVKASYKADNNRALYKLNPENTFRADEDKDYHLGNTFDIFYDDIKTFSFFGELNVDVNRNFALGINAEVFSYTTETDNPAWNLPKVKGSLFMDYQINEKWFMGANLFFVGEREDLSSVAATATQPQDFASTVVTLDSYFDANAHVGYRLDEKLSLFVKTANIANNNYQRWANYPVQGFQVLAGATYKFNW